A genomic stretch from Shewanella woodyi ATCC 51908 includes:
- the argA gene encoding amino-acid N-acetyltransferase, whose amino-acid sequence MRTTELVEGFRHSASYVNAHRGKTFVVMLGGEALAQNQFRSIINDIALLHSLGIKMVLVHGARPQIDEALAERAITPEYYNGVRITEEEAFKVIKQVVGGLQLDITARLSMSLSNTPMQGAQINVVSGNFVIAQPLGVDDGVDYCLSGKVRRIDVQGLKTQLDSNGIVLLGPIAASVTGESFNLTAEEVATQIAVKLKADKMIGFSSQKGILDSAGEVLAELMPNEAQSILNHIDAQSGVCVGTKAFLKASIDACRNGVSRCHFVSYLDDGSLLQELFSRDGIGTQIVTESAERLRRASIGDIGGILDLIRPLEEKGILVRRSREQLEMEIEQFMLIERDGLVIGCAAFYPFEEDSAGEFACLVVHPEYRDADRGSLLLKNIIGQARVRGYTRLFALTTRSIHWFLEHGFEIVEVDELPDKKKQLYNYQRKSKILALGL is encoded by the coding sequence GTGCGTACCACAGAACTTGTTGAAGGATTTCGTCACTCAGCCTCCTATGTGAATGCTCATAGGGGAAAGACTTTTGTTGTGATGTTAGGGGGAGAAGCCTTAGCTCAAAACCAGTTTCGCTCGATCATTAATGACATTGCGTTGTTGCACAGTCTGGGGATTAAGATGGTGCTTGTTCATGGTGCTCGTCCGCAAATTGATGAAGCCTTGGCTGAGCGAGCGATAACTCCTGAGTATTACAATGGGGTTCGCATTACTGAAGAGGAGGCTTTTAAGGTCATTAAGCAAGTTGTTGGAGGCTTGCAACTCGATATCACAGCGCGACTTTCCATGAGCCTGAGCAACACACCTATGCAAGGGGCACAGATTAACGTGGTCAGTGGTAACTTTGTTATCGCACAACCTTTAGGGGTTGATGATGGTGTCGATTACTGCTTGAGCGGTAAGGTGAGACGTATCGATGTTCAAGGTTTGAAGACCCAGCTCGACAGTAACGGTATCGTGCTTTTGGGTCCTATTGCTGCTTCAGTGACGGGAGAGAGTTTTAATCTCACTGCCGAGGAGGTTGCAACTCAGATTGCAGTAAAACTTAAGGCAGATAAGATGATCGGCTTTAGTTCTCAAAAAGGGATACTAGATAGCGCTGGTGAAGTGTTGGCCGAGCTAATGCCAAATGAAGCGCAGTCGATCTTAAATCATATTGATGCTCAAAGCGGTGTTTGTGTCGGTACTAAAGCTTTCTTAAAAGCCAGTATCGATGCATGCCGTAACGGGGTCTCACGCTGTCACTTTGTTAGCTATTTAGATGATGGCTCTTTGCTGCAAGAGCTTTTCTCCAGAGATGGGATTGGCACTCAAATTGTGACTGAAAGTGCTGAGAGGCTACGTAGAGCGAGTATCGGTGATATTGGTGGCATACTCGATCTTATCCGTCCACTTGAGGAGAAGGGGATCTTAGTGCGCCGCTCTCGTGAACAGCTTGAGATGGAGATTGAGCAGTTTATGCTGATTGAGCGTGATGGCTTAGTGATTGGCTGTGCGGCTTTCTATCCCTTTGAAGAGGACAGTGCTGGTGAGTTCGCCTGTTTAGTGGTTCATCCTGAATACCGCGACGCTGACAGAGGGAGTCTGTTGCTCAAGAACATCATAGGTCAAGCCAGAGTACGTGGTTATACCCGTCTGTTTGCCTTAACGACTCGTAGTATCCATTGGTTTTTAGAACACGGCTTCGAAATTGTTGAGGTGGATGAGTTACCAGATAAGAAGAAGCAGCTGTATAACTATCAACGTAAGTCTAAAAT
- the pyrE gene encoding orotate phosphoribosyltransferase: MKAYQREFIEFALERQVLRFGEFTLKSGRTSPYFFNAGLFNTGRDLARLGRFYAAALVDSGIEHDLLFGPAYKGIPIATTTAVALCEHHDIDIPYCFNRKEKKDHGEGGSLVGSELKGRVMLVDDVITAGTAIRESMEIIAAHEAKLAGVLIALDRQEKGKGELSAIQEVERDFGCDIVSIIKLGDLINYLSEKPGMEAQLESVSAYRDQYGI, translated from the coding sequence GTGAAAGCCTATCAGCGTGAGTTTATCGAGTTTGCATTAGAGCGTCAGGTACTTAGATTTGGCGAATTTACGTTAAAATCAGGCCGTACAAGCCCCTATTTTTTCAATGCTGGCCTGTTTAATACGGGGCGTGATCTGGCTCGCCTTGGTCGTTTCTATGCTGCTGCTTTAGTGGATTCTGGTATTGAGCATGATCTACTTTTTGGCCCTGCATATAAGGGGATCCCGATTGCGACGACAACGGCTGTAGCTCTGTGTGAGCATCATGATATCGATATTCCTTACTGCTTTAACCGTAAAGAGAAGAAAGATCACGGTGAAGGCGGTAGCCTAGTAGGGAGCGAGCTAAAAGGCCGTGTAATGTTGGTTGATGACGTGATCACTGCTGGTACCGCTATTCGTGAGTCGATGGAGATTATTGCCGCCCATGAAGCTAAGCTTGCCGGTGTGTTAATTGCGCTGGATCGTCAAGAGAAAGGTAAAGGCGAGCTTTCTGCTATTCAGGAAGTTGAGCGTGATTTCGGCTGTGATATTGTCTCTATTATTAAGCTAGGCGATTTGATCAACTACTTATCTGAAAAGCCTGGTATGGAAGCTCAGCTTGAATCTGTTAGTGCTTATCGCGATCAGTATGGGATTTAA
- the dut gene encoding dUTP diphosphatase yields MKTPIEVKILDSRIGSEYPLPAYATPGSAGMDLRAMIETSLSVAPGETRLIPTGISIHVADPSLAAVILPRSGLGHKHGIVLGNLVGLIDSDYQGPLMVSCWNRGDKPYTIEIGDRLAQLVFVPVVQAEFKLVDEFDNSLRGEGGFGHSGTS; encoded by the coding sequence ATGAAGACACCGATTGAAGTTAAAATCTTAGATTCTCGGATTGGATCTGAATACCCTCTGCCTGCCTATGCGACACCAGGCAGCGCAGGCATGGATCTGCGTGCCATGATTGAAACCAGCCTTAGTGTTGCGCCGGGTGAAACCCGTTTAATCCCAACTGGAATATCCATCCATGTTGCCGATCCAAGTCTCGCTGCTGTCATTCTTCCACGTTCAGGACTAGGTCATAAACATGGCATTGTACTGGGTAATCTGGTCGGCCTTATCGATTCAGACTATCAAGGACCTCTTATGGTCTCTTGTTGGAACAGGGGTGATAAGCCATACACCATAGAGATAGGTGATCGTCTGGCACAATTAGTCTTTGTTCCTGTAGTACAAGCCGAATTTAAGCTTGTCGATGAATTTGATAATTCACTGCGTGGTGAAGGTGGCTTCGGTCACTCAGGTACCAGTTAG
- the coaBC gene encoding bifunctional phosphopantothenoylcysteine decarboxylase/phosphopantothenate--cysteine ligase CoaBC has product MNQSQNKSQVTKNVLLAIGGGIAAYKSADLIRRLKERGFDVRVVMSQSAKEFITPLTLQALSGYPVASDLLDPAAEAAMGHIELARWADLVVVAPATANLIARINAGMADELITTTCLATEAPVVICPAMNQQMYRNQATQDNLANLTKRGLTIWGPASGSQACGEVGPGRMQEPLEIALQVEQFFAPKLLQGKSILLTAGPTREAIDPVRYISNHSSGKMGFAIAAAAAAMGADVILVAGPVHLPTPSGVKRIDVESTQDMLSAVMQHVDTHDIFIGCAAVADYRIDQVAEDKIKKSAQDMQLALVRNPDILATVASHKPRPFTVGFAAETKDVEHYAKDKLIRKKLDMIAANDVSNPAQGFNTEQNALKVIWANGQQDLPTTDKQILAGQLLTLIADQLALLKDDK; this is encoded by the coding sequence ATGAACCAGAGTCAGAATAAAAGTCAGGTAACCAAAAATGTCTTGCTCGCCATTGGAGGCGGAATTGCAGCCTACAAGTCAGCCGATCTTATACGCCGCTTAAAAGAGCGCGGGTTTGATGTGCGGGTTGTCATGAGTCAAAGTGCAAAAGAGTTTATCACCCCCCTGACTTTGCAGGCCTTATCAGGGTACCCTGTCGCTTCAGATCTACTGGATCCTGCTGCAGAGGCTGCCATGGGTCATATTGAGCTGGCTCGGTGGGCCGATCTGGTTGTTGTGGCCCCTGCGACTGCTAATCTAATCGCACGTATCAATGCAGGTATGGCCGATGAACTTATCACCACAACCTGTTTAGCTACAGAGGCTCCTGTGGTTATCTGCCCAGCCATGAATCAGCAGATGTACCGCAATCAAGCAACCCAAGATAATCTAGCAAACTTAACCAAACGTGGTTTAACGATCTGGGGACCAGCATCAGGTAGCCAAGCGTGCGGTGAAGTAGGCCCAGGTCGTATGCAAGAGCCTCTGGAAATAGCCCTGCAAGTAGAACAATTTTTTGCACCTAAATTACTTCAGGGAAAATCTATTCTACTCACCGCAGGACCAACTCGAGAAGCGATAGATCCTGTTCGCTACATCTCAAACCACAGCTCAGGAAAGATGGGCTTTGCAATTGCCGCTGCCGCAGCTGCTATGGGCGCCGATGTCATCTTAGTCGCAGGCCCTGTGCACTTACCAACACCCTCAGGTGTTAAGCGTATCGATGTGGAATCGACTCAAGATATGCTCAGCGCCGTTATGCAGCATGTTGATACTCATGATATTTTTATCGGCTGCGCTGCTGTTGCCGATTATCGCATCGACCAGGTAGCCGAAGATAAAATAAAAAAATCAGCACAGGATATGCAACTTGCACTCGTTAGAAATCCTGATATCTTAGCCACGGTTGCCAGCCACAAACCGCGTCCCTTTACGGTCGGCTTTGCCGCCGAGACTAAAGACGTCGAGCATTACGCCAAAGATAAACTTATCAGGAAAAAGCTCGACATGATTGCGGCAAATGACGTGTCTAACCCAGCTCAAGGGTTTAACACAGAGCAGAACGCACTTAAGGTCATCTGGGCCAACGGACAGCAAGACCTGCCAACCACTGATAAGCAGATATTAGCAGGTCAACTACTCACATTAATTGCGGATCAACTAGCCCTTTTAAAAGACGACAAGTAA
- a CDS encoding alpha/beta hydrolase family protein, producing MTLIKLITITLLVAIGLPPQANAADKLTPEQLFSRGAEFTDVKISPEGDYISAITKHDGKKKLLILDSKTNKLTHAVFFPGNAQVRDYVWANDERIVLQIEHLKGWQDHPLYYGELFAVNADGSRPIYLFGHKSGGQQTGSHIKQNTPMRATAYILDPLPEDKKYILIKALPWGHGGSNWQENTQKVFRVNLYSGKRKKIASAPIPNANFLTDNDGEVRFVSGTRDYINYELFYRQDSKWVNVDKLTHNLNNLTPIAFTDDKDSLYVTGSESGKPEGVYLLNIKTGEQKLVSQDKVVDPSNIWINKTSKKLYAVEYENGYPEYEFIAPKDPSAKYIKQLLASLPGHQIHLVSQTNNAEKMIIKAFNDRNPGDYYLFDSKAVNLAYLFSEKKWLDPDQMADVKPIKFTSRDGIEINGYLTLPYGVDAKNLPLVVNPHGGPHGPRDWWGFDPQNQLIASQGAAVLQVNFRGSGGYGADFEHAGHQKWGTNIQYDIIDATKYVIEQGIVDKERVCIAGGSFGGYSALQSAIIEPDLFKCAIGFAGVYDLPLMFEEGDIQGRRAGERYLKQVLGDDPQVLKAMSPTYNVDKLKAKLLLVHGGDDERAPIEQFEALEEALKKHNYPFQQLVMDDEGHGFYNDEHRAKYFAEMMGFLKENLKL from the coding sequence ATGACTTTAATAAAATTAATAACTATCACGCTACTGGTCGCTATTGGTTTGCCGCCTCAAGCCAATGCAGCAGATAAGTTAACTCCCGAACAGCTATTCAGCCGAGGGGCTGAATTTACTGACGTTAAGATATCGCCCGAAGGTGATTACATCAGCGCCATCACTAAACATGATGGTAAAAAGAAACTGCTTATTCTTGATTCAAAAACCAACAAACTTACTCATGCGGTATTTTTTCCTGGTAATGCACAAGTTCGTGACTATGTTTGGGCTAATGATGAGCGCATTGTGCTTCAGATAGAGCATCTCAAAGGCTGGCAAGACCATCCGCTATATTATGGTGAACTATTTGCAGTCAATGCCGATGGCTCCCGACCAATCTATCTCTTTGGCCACAAAAGCGGTGGTCAGCAAACTGGTTCACATATAAAACAAAACACGCCGATGCGAGCCACAGCTTACATCCTAGATCCACTCCCTGAAGATAAAAAATATATACTAATTAAAGCACTCCCATGGGGTCACGGAGGAAGCAACTGGCAAGAAAACACTCAAAAAGTTTTCCGAGTTAACCTCTACAGTGGCAAACGTAAAAAAATAGCCAGCGCCCCTATCCCAAATGCAAACTTTCTCACCGATAATGACGGTGAAGTACGCTTTGTCAGTGGCACCAGAGATTATATCAACTATGAGCTGTTTTACCGCCAAGACAGTAAATGGGTAAACGTCGATAAGCTAACCCACAACTTAAATAACCTAACTCCTATTGCATTTACTGATGATAAAGACAGTCTCTATGTCACAGGTAGTGAGTCCGGTAAGCCTGAAGGCGTCTACCTTCTCAATATCAAAACAGGTGAGCAGAAGTTAGTAAGCCAAGATAAGGTGGTTGACCCCAGCAATATCTGGATTAACAAGACCAGTAAAAAACTCTATGCCGTTGAGTATGAAAACGGCTATCCAGAATATGAGTTTATCGCCCCCAAAGATCCATCGGCTAAATACATTAAGCAGCTACTGGCATCACTACCCGGTCATCAAATACATCTGGTCAGTCAAACCAACAATGCTGAGAAGATGATAATTAAAGCATTTAACGATCGAAACCCTGGCGATTACTACCTATTTGACTCCAAAGCAGTCAATCTTGCCTATCTTTTCTCAGAAAAAAAATGGCTAGATCCGGATCAGATGGCAGATGTAAAGCCCATCAAGTTCACCAGTCGAGACGGAATTGAGATAAACGGCTACCTGACACTCCCCTATGGCGTAGATGCTAAAAACTTACCACTTGTGGTTAACCCACACGGCGGCCCCCATGGTCCAAGAGATTGGTGGGGATTCGACCCTCAAAATCAACTGATCGCTAGCCAAGGTGCTGCTGTACTTCAGGTAAACTTTCGTGGTTCAGGTGGTTACGGAGCCGATTTTGAACATGCTGGTCATCAAAAATGGGGCACGAATATTCAATATGACATTATTGATGCCACTAAATATGTCATAGAACAAGGGATAGTGGATAAAGAGAGGGTTTGTATTGCGGGCGGAAGTTTCGGTGGCTACTCAGCGCTGCAAAGTGCCATTATCGAACCAGACCTCTTTAAGTGTGCAATCGGCTTTGCAGGCGTCTACGATCTACCACTTATGTTTGAAGAGGGCGATATCCAAGGAAGACGTGCAGGAGAGCGCTATTTAAAGCAGGTTTTGGGTGACGATCCACAAGTGTTGAAGGCTATGTCTCCAACCTATAATGTTGATAAGCTCAAAGCCAAGCTACTACTGGTTCATGGTGGTGATGATGAGCGCGCCCCTATCGAACAGTTTGAAGCATTAGAGGAAGCACTCAAAAAGCACAACTATCCCTTTCAACAGCTAGTTATGGATGATGAGGGTCATGGCTTTTATAACGACGAACACAGAGCCAAATATTTTGCTGAGATGATGGGGTTCTTAAAAGAGAATCTTAAGCTATAA
- a CDS encoding helix-turn-helix domain-containing protein, translated as MVTQLNPNTLGKRIKDRRKAANMTQEVAASFCGVTKKTLIRVEKGEDVYFSTIVKILNGLGIKLTFDTPNSENKLGGSNEWF; from the coding sequence ATGGTCACTCAACTCAATCCAAACACTTTAGGCAAACGAATCAAAGACCGCCGAAAGGCCGCGAACATGACTCAGGAAGTAGCCGCATCATTCTGTGGTGTTACCAAGAAGACCTTGATCAGAGTCGAAAAAGGCGAAGATGTATACTTTTCAACGATAGTGAAAATCCTCAATGGCCTTGGTATAAAGTTGACCTTCGATACTCCCAATAGCGAAAACAAATTAGGTGGCAGTAATGAGTGGTTCTAA
- the rph gene encoding ribonuclease PH, with protein sequence MRPNDRTPAQSRPVTITRQFTAHAEGSVLVEFGETKVLCTASFTEGVPRFLKGKGQGWVTAEYGMLPRSTHSRMDREAARGKQSGRTQEIQRLIGRSLRAAVDMKALGENTIVIDCDVIQADGGTRTAAITGACVALVDALNWARGKGILKNNPLKFLIAAVSVGIYKGEPICDLEYIEDSEAETDMNVVMTETGKMIEIQGTAEGEPFSHEELLSLLELAKHGIREIVDVQKAALS encoded by the coding sequence ATGCGCCCAAATGACAGAACGCCAGCACAATCTCGCCCAGTGACAATTACACGTCAGTTTACAGCCCATGCTGAAGGCTCTGTTTTGGTAGAGTTTGGCGAAACTAAAGTGCTGTGTACTGCAAGTTTCACCGAAGGGGTGCCACGTTTTCTAAAAGGAAAAGGCCAAGGTTGGGTAACGGCTGAATATGGCATGTTGCCTCGTTCTACTCATAGCCGCATGGATCGTGAAGCGGCTCGCGGTAAGCAGTCTGGCCGTACTCAAGAGATCCAACGTCTTATTGGTCGCTCTCTTCGTGCAGCTGTGGATATGAAGGCACTTGGTGAAAATACCATAGTGATCGATTGTGATGTGATTCAAGCCGATGGCGGTACGCGTACTGCAGCGATTACAGGTGCCTGCGTTGCGCTAGTTGATGCGCTAAACTGGGCTCGTGGCAAAGGTATTTTGAAGAATAACCCACTTAAGTTCCTGATTGCCGCGGTTAGTGTTGGTATCTATAAAGGTGAGCCTATCTGTGATCTCGAATATATCGAAGATAGTGAAGCTGAAACCGATATGAATGTCGTGATGACAGAAACTGGCAAGATGATCGAGATTCAAGGTACCGCTGAAGGTGAGCCGTTTAGCCATGAAGAGCTTCTTAGCTTGCTTGAGCTGGCTAAGCACGGTATTCGTGAGATTGTTGATGTACAGAAAGCTGCATTGAGCTAA
- the radC gene encoding RadC family protein: MGIKDWPDGEGPRDRLIKFGVSQLSDAEVLAVLLRNGSQGLNAVELARNLINEFGGLREVLAASQSQVCRLSGMGPVKFAQLRAAVELSSRVSAQNLKRGKILSDPDLTRDYLMRQLRDRAYEVFAILLLDSQHRVIQFVELFRGTIDSASVYPRDVVSLVLEKKAAAVIVCHNHPSGVAEPSHADRRITERLKCALSTIDVSLLDHMVVGDREIVSFAERGWID; this comes from the coding sequence ATGGGAATTAAAGACTGGCCAGATGGTGAAGGCCCTAGGGATAGATTGATCAAGTTTGGCGTATCACAACTGTCTGATGCTGAAGTTTTAGCTGTACTCCTCAGAAATGGCTCACAGGGATTAAATGCTGTTGAGCTGGCAAGAAACCTAATCAATGAGTTTGGTGGCCTTAGAGAGGTGCTAGCGGCCTCGCAATCTCAAGTTTGTCGTTTATCTGGAATGGGACCTGTCAAATTTGCTCAACTGCGCGCGGCAGTAGAGTTAAGTAGTCGAGTTTCTGCGCAAAATTTAAAAAGAGGAAAAATATTGAGTGATCCTGATTTAACTCGGGACTATTTAATGAGACAATTGCGTGATCGTGCCTATGAAGTTTTTGCAATTTTATTACTGGATAGCCAGCACAGGGTGATTCAGTTTGTTGAACTATTTCGTGGCACCATAGACTCAGCTTCGGTATATCCTCGTGATGTAGTTAGCTTAGTACTAGAAAAAAAGGCCGCGGCTGTGATTGTCTGCCACAACCATCCATCAGGAGTTGCGGAGCCAAGTCACGCCGATAGGCGAATTACTGAGCGATTGAAATGTGCGCTCTCAACCATAGATGTTTCCTTGTTAGACCATATGGTTGTAGGCGATCGCGAGATAGTTTCATTTGCAGAGCGGGGATGGATAGATTAA
- the slmA gene encoding nucleoid occlusion factor SlmA, protein MAASPKINRREHILQCLATMLETNPGQRITTAKLAAEVGVSEAALYRHFPSKARMFEGLIDFIEESLLSRINLIMDEEKDTMKRCQHLLQLLLIFAERNPGISRLLNGDALLGEHDRLRSRIGQIFSKIETHLKQILREKTLREGKGFNLDEAILANLLLAVAEGRISQFVRSEFKQKPTTHFEEQWVFIQQQLLQS, encoded by the coding sequence ATGGCTGCAAGCCCAAAGATCAACCGCCGCGAACATATACTCCAATGTCTAGCCACTATGCTAGAAACCAATCCAGGACAGAGAATCACAACAGCAAAATTAGCAGCCGAAGTCGGTGTATCTGAAGCCGCTCTTTACCGTCACTTTCCAAGTAAAGCGAGGATGTTTGAGGGATTAATCGACTTTATTGAAGAGTCGTTACTGTCGCGCATCAACCTCATCATGGATGAAGAGAAGGACACCATGAAGCGTTGTCAGCATCTGCTACAACTACTATTGATATTCGCCGAGCGTAACCCGGGGATCTCACGCCTGCTCAATGGCGATGCACTTCTCGGTGAACATGATCGCCTCCGTAGCAGAATAGGACAGATATTCTCTAAAATTGAGACCCACCTGAAACAGATCCTGCGCGAAAAAACACTCCGTGAAGGCAAAGGTTTTAATCTAGATGAAGCCATCCTGGCTAACTTACTGCTGGCAGTCGCTGAGGGGCGTATCTCTCAGTTTGTTCGTAGTGAGTTTAAACAAAAACCTACCACACACTTTGAAGAGCAGTGGGTATTTATCCAGCAGCAACTGCTACAGAGTTAA
- a CDS encoding YicC/YloC family endoribonuclease: protein MIQSMTAYARIEHKAEWGTASWEIRSVNQRYLETYLRLPEHFRSLEPLLRDRLRKRLNRGKIEVNLRYDLADNKNSELQLNQDLAKQLVNAANWVKQEAGQGELNLVDILKWPGVMSGSEQDMDALGKELLTAFDSAIDQFIEARGREGEAIKTMLQTRLDAIVEQVAIVREHMPTVMQWQRDKLTNRLAEITGELDPARLEQEMVILAQKMDVAEEMDRLDAHVAETQRILKKGGAQGRRLDFMMQEFNRESNTLASKSISAEVTAAAVELKVLIEQMREQIQNVE from the coding sequence ATGATTCAAAGCATGACAGCCTACGCTCGAATCGAGCACAAAGCAGAATGGGGCACAGCCTCTTGGGAAATCCGTTCAGTCAATCAGCGCTATTTAGAGACCTACCTGCGCCTGCCAGAACACTTCCGAAGCCTTGAACCTCTGCTAAGAGACCGTCTGCGTAAGCGCCTTAATCGTGGCAAAATTGAGGTGAATCTAAGATACGATCTTGCTGATAATAAAAACAGTGAGCTACAGCTAAATCAAGACTTAGCAAAGCAACTTGTCAATGCAGCCAACTGGGTGAAACAGGAAGCGGGTCAAGGTGAATTAAACCTAGTTGATATCCTAAAGTGGCCTGGCGTTATGTCTGGCAGCGAGCAGGATATGGATGCTTTAGGCAAAGAGCTACTTACCGCTTTTGATAGTGCTATCGATCAATTTATCGAAGCCCGTGGCCGTGAAGGTGAAGCGATTAAAACCATGCTACAAACCCGTCTCGACGCTATCGTTGAGCAAGTGGCTATCGTTCGTGAACATATGCCAACCGTCATGCAGTGGCAACGTGACAAGCTAACCAATCGTCTAGCTGAGATAACAGGTGAACTCGATCCAGCCCGACTCGAACAAGAGATGGTTATCCTAGCGCAAAAAATGGATGTTGCCGAAGAGATGGATAGGCTCGATGCCCATGTCGCCGAAACACAACGCATCCTCAAAAAAGGTGGCGCACAAGGCCGTCGACTCGACTTTATGATGCAAGAGTTCAACCGCGAATCAAACACCCTAGCGTCTAAGTCAATCAGTGCAGAAGTGACAGCAGCAGCGGTAGAGCTTAAGGTACTTATCGAGCAGATGAGAGAACAAATTCAGAACGTGGAATAA
- the folE gene encoding GTP cyclohydrolase I FolE, giving the protein MTSKEAILSESAQLVQAALLERGLETPMLPSEFSAEDRKVKIEQHMREILTLMSLDLTDDSLADTPKRIAKMYVDEIFSGLDYANFPKITVIENKMGFDEMVKVNDISLTSTCEHHLVTIDGLARVAYLPRKNIIGLSKINRIVRFFAQRPQVQERLTQQVLVALQTLLETKDVAVKMDAVHYCVKSRGVMDSTSSTTTTALGGIFKSNPATRAEFLSN; this is encoded by the coding sequence ATGACATCAAAAGAAGCAATCCTAAGTGAGTCTGCACAGCTTGTTCAGGCTGCGCTATTGGAGCGTGGTTTAGAAACACCGATGCTACCGAGCGAGTTCAGCGCCGAAGATCGCAAAGTTAAGATTGAGCAACATATGCGTGAGATCTTAACTTTGATGTCTCTTGATCTCACTGATGATAGCTTGGCAGATACCCCAAAGCGTATCGCTAAAATGTATGTGGATGAGATCTTCTCTGGCCTAGATTATGCCAACTTTCCAAAGATCACTGTCATTGAAAATAAGATGGGATTCGATGAGATGGTTAAGGTCAATGACATCAGTCTAACCAGTACTTGTGAACATCATTTAGTGACCATAGATGGACTCGCCAGAGTGGCTTACTTGCCACGGAAAAACATCATAGGTCTATCGAAGATTAACCGTATTGTGCGATTTTTTGCCCAGCGTCCTCAAGTTCAGGAGCGGCTAACACAACAAGTTTTAGTCGCCCTACAGACACTGCTCGAAACTAAAGATGTCGCCGTTAAGATGGACGCGGTTCACTACTGCGTGAAATCCCGCGGCGTGATGGACTCAACCAGCTCAACCACAACCACAGCATTGGGTGGCATTTTTAAATCCAATCCAGCGACAAGAGCAGAATTTCTTAGTAACTAA
- the rpmG gene encoding 50S ribosomal protein L33 produces MAKSKGNREKIKLVSSAKTGHFYTTEKNKRNMPEKMEIKKFDPVIRQHVMYKEAKIK; encoded by the coding sequence ATGGCTAAATCTAAAGGTAATCGTGAGAAGATCAAGCTAGTTTCTAGCGCTAAAACTGGTCATTTCTACACCACTGAAAAGAACAAGCGTAACATGCCTGAAAAGATGGAGATCAAGAAGTTTGATCCAGTTATCCGTCAGCACGTTATGTACAAAGAAGCTAAAATCAAGTAA
- the rpmB gene encoding 50S ribosomal protein L28: MSRVCQVTGKKPMVGNNRSHAKNATRRRFLPNLQNHRFWLEGEKRFVKLRISTKGMRIIDKKGIEVVVAELRARGEKV, from the coding sequence ATGTCAAGAGTATGCCAAGTAACTGGCAAGAAACCAATGGTTGGTAACAACCGCTCACACGCGAAAAACGCGACACGTCGTCGTTTTTTACCTAACCTACAAAATCACCGTTTTTGGTTAGAAGGTGAAAAGCGTTTCGTTAAGCTACGTATCTCTACTAAAGGTATGCGTATAATCGATAAGAAAGGTATTGAAGTTGTTGTTGCTGAACTTCGTGCCCGTGGCGAGAAGGTATAA